Proteins from a genomic interval of Desulfatiglans sp.:
- the asd gene encoding aspartate-semialdehyde dehydrogenase has product MLKIGFIGWRGMVGSVLMERMIQEKDFHDYEAVFFTTSNIGGKGPDIGMSTPSLQDAYDLDKLASLDIAVTCQGSDYTKKIYPELKKRGWKGYWIDASSGLRMENDSIIVLDPVNRAVIDNGLKSGIKSYIGGNCTVSLMLMAIGGLFENNLVEWITSMTYQAASGAGANNMKELVAQMAAIGAINNPDLSAVELDRLITNEMRSKAFPTEFFGAPLAGSLIPWIDAALESGQTKEEWKGYAETNKILGTKTPIPVDGICVRVSAMRCHSQGLTIKLKKDAPIDELVDIIAKANDWVKVVPNDKPSTLAGLSPAAVSGTLTVPVGRIRKMKLGPEYLTAFTVGDQLLWGAAEPIRRILNIVIDFLR; this is encoded by the coding sequence ATGTTGAAAATAGGCTTTATCGGCTGGAGGGGTATGGTAGGCTCCGTATTAATGGAAAGGATGATCCAGGAAAAAGACTTTCATGATTATGAGGCAGTATTTTTTACTACATCCAATATAGGCGGGAAAGGGCCTGATATAGGTATGAGCACCCCTTCGCTTCAGGACGCCTATGATCTTGATAAACTTGCATCTCTTGATATAGCAGTCACCTGCCAGGGCAGCGATTATACAAAAAAGATATATCCTGAACTGAAAAAAAGAGGGTGGAAAGGCTACTGGATAGATGCCTCATCAGGCCTGCGCATGGAAAATGACAGCATCATAGTGCTTGACCCTGTAAACCGCGCTGTAATTGATAATGGATTAAAATCGGGAATAAAGTCATATATAGGTGGAAACTGCACAGTAAGCCTTATGCTTATGGCCATAGGCGGTCTGTTTGAAAATAACCTTGTGGAATGGATCACAAGCATGACCTACCAGGCTGCATCCGGGGCCGGTGCCAATAACATGAAGGAGCTGGTAGCCCAGATGGCAGCGATCGGCGCCATTAATAACCCTGATCTTTCAGCGGTTGAGCTTGACAGGCTCATCACAAATGAGATGAGGAGCAAGGCGTTTCCGACTGAATTCTTTGGTGCCCCGCTCGCAGGAAGCCTTATACCCTGGATTGATGCCGCATTGGAATCGGGCCAGACCAAGGAGGAGTGGAAGGGTTATGCTGAGACCAACAAGATACTCGGCACAAAGACACCCATACCGGTTGATGGCATATGTGTAAGGGTGAGCGCCATGAGGTGTCACAGCCAGGGGCTCACAATAAAGCTTAAAAAGGATGCGCCCATTGATGAGCTGGTAGATATTATTGCAAAGGCAAATGACTGGGTAAAGGTTGTACCAAATGACAAACCCTCTACATTAGCCGGCCTATCACCGGCAGCAGTGAGCGGGACACTCACCGTGCCGGTAGGCAGGATCAGGAAGATGAAGTTAGGCCCTGAATACCTCACTGCCTTTACTGTAGGTGATCAGCTTTTATGGGGCGCAGCAGAACCCATAAGAAGGATACTGAATATAGTGATAGATTTTTTAAGATAG